One Burkholderia pyrrocinia DNA segment encodes these proteins:
- a CDS encoding ABC transporter substrate-binding protein, with the protein MKQWMAALAVALAAGSVHAGDWTGKEIRLAVDPTYPPLEYKLPDGTLTGFGIDITNALCAELHARCVWVESSFDGMIPGLLARKFDVIASSMTITPKRMQQIAFTNRISNAPARLIAHKGSPLLPTAESLKGKRVGVEQGSAQADYAVANWQPAGVQIVSYQNQDQVYADLVTGRLDAAFQASIAASDGFLKKPQGKDFMFAGAPIDDAKYFGQGDGLGLRKQDNDLRDAFNRALATILANGTYQRINRKYFDFDIYGAK; encoded by the coding sequence ATGAAACAGTGGATGGCGGCGCTCGCGGTAGCGCTGGCGGCAGGGTCGGTGCATGCGGGCGACTGGACGGGCAAGGAGATTCGCCTCGCGGTCGATCCGACTTACCCGCCGCTCGAATACAAGCTGCCCGACGGCACGCTGACGGGCTTCGGGATCGATATCACGAACGCGTTGTGCGCGGAGCTGCACGCGCGCTGCGTGTGGGTCGAGTCGAGCTTCGACGGGATGATTCCGGGGCTGCTCGCGCGCAAGTTCGACGTGATCGCGTCGTCGATGACGATCACGCCGAAGCGGATGCAGCAGATCGCGTTCACGAACCGCATCTCGAACGCACCCGCCCGGCTGATCGCGCACAAGGGCTCGCCGCTACTGCCGACGGCCGAATCGCTGAAAGGCAAACGCGTCGGCGTCGAGCAGGGTTCCGCGCAGGCCGACTACGCGGTCGCGAACTGGCAGCCGGCCGGCGTGCAGATCGTGTCGTACCAGAACCAGGATCAGGTGTACGCCGATCTCGTGACGGGGCGGCTCGATGCGGCGTTCCAGGCATCGATCGCGGCCAGCGACGGCTTTCTGAAGAAGCCGCAGGGCAAGGACTTCATGTTCGCCGGCGCACCGATCGACGACGCGAAGTACTTCGGGCAGGGCGACGGCCTCGGGTTGCGCAAGCAGGACAACGACCTGCGCGACGCGTTCAATCGCGCGCTTGCAACGATTCTCGCGAATGGCACGTACCAGCGGATCAACCGGAAGTATTTCGACTTCGACATCTACGGCGCGAAGTAA
- a CDS encoding type VI secretion system Vgr family protein, with product MSFAPNGGIPAGSGGNLLGSLSALGGLAGPVASTVAGQIGPLAGLASHLDTVQRAVQLAQTGFSLMNKTPAAIADALNNATGGVARLTQLNRYVTIDSPLGPDVLLVSTAVIDEHVNRLPEIHLDLLSHQHDLTPDHLIGQPIKIRLDQSARQSTLERIVSSGGADSIRYFDGYVTSFDRAGNPGQVTQYQMTVAPWFWFLTRSTDCRIFQNKTVREILGEIFQDHGFTDFEFDIRTAQKPLEYVVMYQESYFNFCARLMEQEGLIWTHRYEKDKHILVIGDTNFVFRSIDGLANLPYAATAASEDSGIDQLHEGRRFGVGKIAFRDFNHQNPSSPLMLAQAEPENLRHAGLDTTERFEHQSLYDHGDDGDRYARIAMQAEEASAHRFTGGGYAWRMTSAGSVTVTNHPVMANNQEYAILHVRHEAVNDYTQHSAKLPYRNTFALLPKKIPYRAPRNTPKPVIHGTQSAIVVGPKGEEIHTNGSAVKVHFLWDRRGKMDGSDSMWIRVSQPWAGDGWGAAAIPRINQEVLVAFNQGDPDNPVIVGRVYNGEQGNPYHGAAGQTMGIKSQTHKGAGSNELRFSDVNGSQEVFLHAQKDMNTVIKDAETHTVEAGARTVSLLKGSETKQIAQGGLKETIALTRDTTANVINTKAIASKAGPGMQSHQASDGIEHRVGEGVVTMTPDSIKLTFGPSTIVINANGIYLDGPVIHLNRGSAQSAEQALALEWAAEQATIAKGLASPDPATRAAAAKLASSLKAQQLAKLADHVYHPNDPPPTGWKMASSDPEALKAFGLKPSDFEKTGSNFGSQMYIPDPKVFGDSMKPTVAFKGTQQLFGEDMTNNMAQGLGADAPYYRNAVTIGKDLESAGASSGVDFTGHSLGGGLASAAAQASGGSAVTFNAAGLNPETVAQYGGTAQAANVTAYRVDGDILTGLQEGRLGPISDGTAQLMPKAVGSPVTLDGESVTTVGRHLMGDVTNGINQQVAKDQLDLVSQLNSSH from the coding sequence ATGAGTTTCGCCCCGAATGGCGGTATTCCGGCCGGTTCCGGCGGGAATCTGTTGGGCTCGCTGAGCGCGCTTGGTGGCCTTGCCGGGCCGGTTGCGTCCACAGTGGCCGGCCAGATTGGCCCGCTCGCTGGCCTCGCCAGTCATCTCGACACCGTGCAACGTGCTGTCCAGCTTGCGCAGACCGGCTTCTCATTGATGAACAAGACGCCCGCCGCTATCGCGGACGCGCTTAACAATGCTACAGGCGGCGTTGCTCGCCTGACGCAGTTGAACCGATACGTGACGATCGACTCGCCGCTTGGTCCGGACGTGCTGCTGGTCAGCACCGCGGTTATCGATGAACACGTGAACCGGTTGCCGGAGATCCATCTCGATTTGCTGTCGCACCAGCACGATCTGACACCCGACCACCTGATCGGTCAACCGATCAAGATTCGGCTCGACCAGAGCGCGCGGCAGTCGACGCTGGAACGCATCGTTTCGTCAGGTGGTGCCGACAGCATTCGCTATTTCGACGGCTACGTCACCTCGTTCGACCGGGCCGGCAACCCCGGTCAGGTGACCCAGTACCAAATGACGGTGGCGCCCTGGTTCTGGTTTCTGACGCGCTCGACCGATTGCCGGATTTTCCAGAACAAGACCGTGCGGGAGATTCTCGGCGAGATCTTCCAGGACCACGGGTTCACCGATTTCGAGTTCGACATCCGGACCGCGCAGAAGCCGCTTGAGTACGTGGTGATGTACCAGGAGTCGTACTTCAATTTTTGCGCACGGCTGATGGAGCAGGAAGGACTGATCTGGACGCACCGCTACGAGAAAGACAAGCACATCCTTGTCATCGGCGACACGAATTTCGTCTTCCGTTCGATCGACGGCCTGGCCAATCTGCCGTACGCCGCCACCGCGGCGAGCGAAGATAGCGGCATCGACCAGTTGCACGAAGGGCGACGCTTTGGCGTCGGCAAGATCGCCTTTCGCGACTTCAATCACCAGAACCCCTCGTCGCCGCTGATGCTGGCGCAGGCCGAACCGGAGAATCTCCGGCATGCGGGACTCGACACAACGGAGCGTTTCGAGCACCAGTCGCTGTACGATCACGGCGATGATGGCGATCGTTATGCGCGTATTGCGATGCAGGCGGAAGAAGCGAGCGCACATCGCTTTACGGGCGGCGGTTACGCGTGGCGGATGACGTCCGCGGGCAGTGTGACGGTGACGAACCATCCCGTCATGGCGAACAATCAGGAATACGCCATTCTGCACGTGCGTCACGAGGCCGTGAACGACTACACGCAGCACAGCGCAAAACTGCCGTACCGCAATACATTCGCACTGCTCCCGAAGAAGATTCCTTACCGCGCGCCCCGAAATACGCCGAAGCCCGTCATTCACGGCACGCAGTCGGCGATTGTGGTCGGCCCAAAGGGCGAAGAAATCCACACCAACGGGAGTGCCGTGAAGGTGCACTTCCTGTGGGATCGCCGCGGCAAGATGGATGGCTCGGATTCGATGTGGATCCGTGTGTCCCAGCCGTGGGCGGGCGACGGCTGGGGCGCGGCCGCGATCCCGCGGATCAATCAAGAGGTCTTGGTCGCGTTTAATCAGGGAGACCCCGATAACCCGGTCATCGTGGGCCGCGTCTACAACGGTGAGCAGGGCAATCCGTACCACGGCGCCGCCGGGCAGACGATGGGGATCAAGAGCCAGACGCACAAGGGTGCGGGCTCTAACGAGCTGCGGTTTTCTGACGTGAACGGTTCGCAAGAAGTCTTTCTGCACGCGCAGAAGGACATGAACACGGTCATCAAGGATGCGGAAACACACACGGTCGAAGCCGGCGCACGTACCGTTTCGCTGCTCAAAGGCAGCGAGACGAAGCAGATCGCGCAAGGCGGGTTGAAGGAAACCATCGCGCTGACTCGCGACACCACGGCGAACGTCATCAACACGAAGGCCATCGCGAGCAAAGCCGGGCCGGGCATGCAGAGCCATCAGGCAAGCGACGGTATCGAGCATCGGGTCGGAGAAGGCGTCGTGACGATGACGCCGGACAGTATCAAGCTGACCTTCGGCCCCTCGACGATCGTCATCAATGCGAACGGCATCTATCTCGACGGACCGGTCATCCATCTGAATCGGGGCAGTGCGCAGTCAGCCGAACAAGCCCTCGCGCTTGAGTGGGCGGCCGAGCAAGCAACCATCGCGAAGGGGCTGGCGAGTCCCGATCCCGCGACTCGCGCGGCCGCAGCCAAACTGGCGAGTTCACTGAAAGCACAGCAACTGGCGAAACTTGCCGATCACGTCTATCACCCGAACGATCCGCCGCCGACCGGATGGAAGATGGCCAGCAGCGATCCGGAAGCGCTCAAGGCATTCGGCCTGAAACCGAGCGATTTCGAGAAAACCGGCAGCAATTTCGGTTCGCAAATGTATATCCCCGATCCGAAAGTCTTCGGCGACAGCATGAAGCCGACGGTCGCGTTCAAGGGGACGCAGCAGCTCTTCGGCGAGGACATGACCAACAACATGGCGCAAGGGCTTGGCGCGGATGCGCCGTACTACCGCAATGCTGTCACGATCGGCAAGGACCTCGAATCCGCCGGTGCGTCGTCCGGCGTCGATTTCACCGGGCACTCGCTGGGTGGAGGGCTGGCGTCCGCGGCAGCCCAGGCCAGCGGCGGTTCAGCAGTAACCTTCAATGCAGCGGGCCTCAATCCGGAGACTGTTGCGCAATACGGCGGGACTGCTCAGGCGGCCAACGTCACGGCATACCGGGTCGATGGCGACATCCTGACGGGTCTGCAGGAAGGTCGACTCGGTCCGATCAGCGACGGTACCGCGCAGCTTATGCCCAAAGCGGTCGGCAGCCCCGTCACGCTCGACGGCGAGAGCGTGACCACGGTCGGACGCCACCTGATGGGTGACGTGACGAACGGGATCAACCAGCAGGTCGCGAAGGATCAACTCGACCTCGTCTCCCAACTGAATTCCTCTCACTGA
- a CDS encoding NTF2 fold immunity protein produces MIDNFEEARSALRSFVLEMKQWERNFYRQKRGDLEGGLDVTAIDDRAREDLSGILEKWAFQDKTNRGRLIDLGCSDPPTYDPETDVEDNVEENGDELIFTIHQTVGLLTLFRFTMKNKDGEWKIKKKEFFNYKDKWQRSVL; encoded by the coding sequence ATGATCGATAATTTTGAGGAAGCACGAAGTGCATTGCGATCGTTTGTGTTGGAAATGAAGCAATGGGAAAGGAATTTTTATCGGCAGAAGCGTGGTGATTTGGAAGGTGGGCTCGATGTAACGGCAATTGATGATCGCGCACGGGAGGATCTTTCTGGCATTTTGGAGAAATGGGCCTTCCAAGATAAAACAAATCGAGGTCGTTTAATTGATCTGGGTTGCTCGGATCCGCCAACGTATGACCCTGAGACTGACGTTGAGGATAATGTGGAGGAAAACGGCGATGAGCTCATTTTTACCATCCATCAGACGGTAGGTTTGTTGACATTATTTCGATTCACCATGAAAAACAAGGATGGTGAATGGAAAATCAAGAAAAAGGAATTTTTTAATTATAAAGATAAATGGCAGCGTTCAGTGCTGTAA
- the tssF gene encoding type VI secretion system baseplate subunit TssF, producing MAIEPEDLLPHFERELGLLRRSMRAFTQHYPKIAARLAMAGEHSDDPHVERLLQSFALMSAQHDIRLEDEVPEFTHALINTAHGVFLRPFPSCAIAHFHGNREGKQTEPRVIPRGTRLVAPNSRQVFCTATDVTLVPLAVSAVRYTTSAVAPMQATLPPDTTGLLSFTLELTSPSAQFATAPDRLRLHLTGEREVVAALADGVLLHAARAFVELDGSGRWSRVDMPLVAAGYSDTDALLPMPHDGSIAPFHLLMEYGAFPPRFDCLDLNLARLKRMAAGARRITLHLALTGIHPDSHRAQRLVAASADNLRLFCTPVVNLFSSNAEPIETKAGLAYYALKPFSLKTAVTTEVWSVDQVRVTTAEGAAILPPFESLQHALGAAPGLYWIILRDESRRAPKGAAEPPKPGQEAPHERAAAVNRDVLRGLELALVSANGQPVDPAGRRQLDITLSCTNGNLAGMRERRLALRDGDSADEIVLLAPPSASPAPAFRRGELWELLSWLVPQAIRLNADGLAQFKRLCTRFAMFAPDAGRRFDALVSLSTARVRRWMPGKPASAFVQGLEIRLVIDEQRFLQFSLDGLGRVMERLFTPYVPVTSFVQIVLFSAVTGAVLRHGEPCPGCQPLA from the coding sequence ATGGCCATCGAACCCGAGGATCTTCTACCGCATTTTGAGCGCGAGTTGGGGCTGCTGCGCCGTTCGATGCGCGCGTTCACTCAGCATTACCCGAAAATCGCGGCTCGCCTTGCGATGGCAGGTGAGCATTCGGATGACCCCCACGTCGAACGGCTGCTGCAATCGTTCGCGTTGATGTCCGCCCAGCACGACATCCGCCTCGAGGACGAAGTACCGGAATTTACTCACGCGCTGATCAATACGGCGCATGGAGTGTTTTTGCGACCGTTTCCGTCCTGTGCAATTGCGCACTTTCACGGGAACCGGGAAGGCAAGCAAACCGAACCCCGTGTGATTCCGCGCGGCACGCGACTGGTAGCGCCGAATTCCCGGCAGGTGTTTTGTACCGCGACCGACGTCACGCTGGTGCCGCTAGCTGTCTCGGCTGTGCGTTACACGACTTCGGCCGTCGCGCCGATGCAGGCGACCCTGCCGCCCGACACTACTGGCCTCCTATCCTTCACCCTCGAACTCACGTCGCCGTCGGCCCAGTTCGCGACCGCACCGGACAGGCTGCGCCTGCATTTGACCGGCGAGAGGGAGGTCGTCGCAGCGCTTGCCGATGGCGTGCTGCTGCATGCGGCCCGTGCGTTCGTTGAGCTTGATGGCAGTGGGCGCTGGAGCCGTGTGGACATGCCCCTTGTGGCCGCAGGTTACAGCGACACCGACGCGTTGCTCCCGATGCCTCACGACGGGTCAATTGCACCGTTTCATCTGCTGATGGAGTACGGCGCATTTCCGCCCAGGTTTGACTGCCTCGACCTGAACCTGGCGCGGTTGAAGCGGATGGCGGCAGGTGCCCGGCGGATCACACTGCATTTGGCGCTTACCGGCATCCATCCCGATTCGCATCGCGCCCAGCGCCTGGTTGCAGCCTCGGCCGACAATCTCCGGCTATTCTGCACGCCGGTGGTCAACCTGTTCTCAAGCAACGCCGAACCGATCGAAACGAAGGCCGGGCTGGCGTACTACGCGCTTAAGCCGTTTTCGCTCAAAACAGCGGTTACGACGGAAGTTTGGTCGGTTGACCAGGTGCGCGTAACGACCGCCGAGGGCGCCGCGATTCTGCCGCCGTTCGAGTCGCTCCAGCACGCGCTTGGGGCCGCGCCTGGACTGTACTGGATCATTTTGCGCGACGAGTCCCGACGCGCGCCGAAAGGCGCCGCCGAACCACCCAAGCCTGGTCAGGAGGCGCCGCACGAACGGGCGGCCGCGGTGAACCGCGATGTGCTCCGCGGCTTGGAGCTCGCGCTTGTGAGCGCCAACGGTCAACCCGTCGACCCCGCCGGGCGGCGCCAACTCGACATTACCTTGTCTTGCACGAATGGCAATCTGGCTGGCATGCGTGAGCGGAGGCTGGCGCTACGGGATGGGGACTCCGCTGACGAGATTGTGCTGCTGGCTCCGCCGAGTGCAAGTCCAGCGCCGGCTTTTCGTCGCGGGGAGCTTTGGGAACTGCTGTCTTGGCTGGTTCCACAGGCGATACGGCTGAACGCCGATGGCCTCGCTCAATTCAAGCGGCTGTGTACCCGTTTCGCGATGTTTGCGCCCGACGCCGGGCGGCGCTTCGATGCCCTGGTGTCTCTGTCGACCGCCCGCGTGCGACGTTGGATGCCCGGCAAGCCCGCTTCTGCTTTTGTACAAGGGCTGGAGATTCGACTCGTGATCGACGAGCAGCGCTTTCTGCAGTTCAGTCTTGATGGGTTGGGTCGCGTGATGGAGCGACTTTTTACGCCCTATGTGCCGGTTACAAGCTTCGTGCAAATCGTGTTGTTTTCGGCCGTTACGGGCGCGGTGTTGCGACACGGCGAACCCTGCCCGGGCTGCCAGCCACTTGCTTGA
- a CDS encoding ankyrin repeat domain-containing protein, producing the protein MRYKKAIAAGAIAALVGVTSPLWWPTQAQGTNMTGFKRYAPEDFFSGQQLTLAQAIHDGDLTRVQQLASKTDLNAPGAKNTTLLSYAVQEIVPVKNDASNPRYQIISVLLKSGADPKAPVGASGGSVADVALRADTPNLLRVLLNGGLDPNWLYNGDTPMIFAVAENRLLPQLKLLIEHKANVNARDSLGKTAIFEATMIQQWDIVDYLLAHGADPKVASQLGVSYGWVLQNELKNHTTADSPARTRIEEIRRKIVTAGAPWPPLDPKAQRAAMRARGEKVVTPAGQTD; encoded by the coding sequence ATGCGATACAAGAAAGCAATAGCCGCCGGCGCGATTGCCGCACTCGTTGGAGTGACGTCGCCGCTCTGGTGGCCCACTCAAGCCCAAGGGACGAACATGACTGGCTTCAAACGTTACGCACCGGAAGATTTCTTTTCGGGGCAGCAACTCACGTTGGCTCAGGCCATTCATGACGGGGATCTCACCCGCGTTCAGCAGCTCGCATCGAAGACGGACCTGAATGCGCCAGGCGCGAAGAATACGACGCTGCTGTCGTATGCTGTTCAGGAAATCGTCCCGGTCAAGAACGATGCGTCGAATCCGCGCTACCAGATCATTTCGGTGCTCCTGAAGAGCGGGGCGGATCCCAAGGCGCCGGTGGGCGCCAGCGGCGGCTCGGTGGCCGATGTCGCGTTGCGGGCCGATACGCCGAATCTCCTTCGTGTGCTGCTGAACGGCGGGCTCGATCCCAACTGGCTATACAACGGCGACACGCCGATGATTTTCGCGGTGGCCGAGAACAGGCTGCTGCCCCAACTGAAGCTGCTGATCGAGCATAAGGCGAACGTGAATGCCCGAGATTCGCTTGGCAAGACGGCGATCTTCGAGGCGACGATGATTCAGCAGTGGGACATCGTCGACTATCTGCTTGCGCACGGCGCGGATCCGAAGGTCGCCAGCCAGCTTGGCGTTTCGTACGGGTGGGTGCTGCAGAACGAGTTGAAGAACCACACAACTGCGGATTCTCCCGCGCGGACGCGCATCGAAGAGATCCGCCGCAAGATTGTCACGGCCGGCGCGCCCTGGCCGCCGCTCGATCCGAAGGCGCAACGCGCAGCGATGCGCGCGCGCGGTGAGAAAGTCGTGACGCCGGCCGGCCAGACGGATTGA
- a CDS encoding M20 aminoacylase family protein encodes MIALRHRLHAHPELGFEEHATSDLVADCLTTWGYRVTRGLGGTGVVGTLTRGAGKRLGLRADMDALPIRETTGLPHASRRDGVMHACGHDGHTAMLLAAARCLAERARFAGTLNLIFQPAEEGLGGAKRMIDDGLFTQFPCDAVFAMHNVPGLPAGVLGFCDGAAMASADEVRVRVIGRGGHGAAPHTTIDPVVVCASIVMALQTVVSRNVNPQELAIVTAGSIHAGTASNVIPPHAELELSVRALSPDVRVLLERRIREIVNGQAASYGATAEIDYRYGYPVLVNHAAETAFARDVAREWGGDAALIPHLRPIAASEDFAFMLDACAGSYLSIGNGDGASGCGLHHPGYDFNDACLATGASYWTALAERYLA; translated from the coding sequence ATGATTGCGCTGCGCCACCGGCTGCACGCGCATCCGGAGCTCGGCTTCGAGGAGCACGCGACGAGCGATCTCGTCGCCGATTGCCTGACAACGTGGGGTTATCGGGTGACGCGCGGGCTCGGCGGCACGGGCGTGGTCGGCACGCTGACGCGCGGCGCCGGGAAACGGCTCGGGTTGCGCGCGGACATGGACGCACTGCCGATCCGCGAGACAACCGGGCTGCCGCATGCGAGCCGGCGCGACGGCGTGATGCACGCGTGCGGCCACGACGGCCATACGGCGATGCTGCTCGCGGCGGCCCGCTGCCTGGCCGAACGCGCGCGTTTCGCGGGCACGCTGAACCTGATTTTCCAGCCGGCCGAAGAAGGGCTAGGCGGCGCGAAGCGGATGATCGACGACGGCCTGTTCACGCAGTTTCCGTGCGATGCCGTGTTCGCGATGCATAACGTGCCGGGCCTGCCGGCCGGCGTGCTCGGCTTCTGCGACGGCGCGGCGATGGCGTCGGCCGACGAGGTGCGCGTGCGCGTGATCGGGCGCGGCGGGCATGGCGCCGCGCCGCACACGACGATCGATCCGGTGGTCGTGTGCGCGTCGATCGTGATGGCGTTGCAGACGGTCGTGTCGCGCAACGTGAATCCGCAGGAACTGGCGATCGTCACGGCCGGCTCGATCCATGCGGGCACCGCATCGAACGTGATCCCGCCGCATGCGGAACTCGAGCTCAGCGTGCGTGCACTGTCGCCGGACGTGCGCGTACTGCTGGAACGGCGCATCCGCGAGATCGTGAACGGGCAGGCCGCGAGTTACGGCGCGACGGCCGAGATCGACTATCGATACGGCTATCCGGTGCTCGTCAATCACGCGGCGGAAACGGCATTCGCGCGCGACGTGGCTCGCGAATGGGGCGGCGACGCGGCGCTGATTCCGCATCTGCGGCCGATCGCGGCGAGCGAGGATTTCGCCTTCATGCTCGACGCGTGCGCGGGCAGCTACCTGTCGATCGGCAACGGCGACGGTGCGTCCGGATGCGGGCTGCATCACCCGGGCTACGACTTCAACGATGCTTGCCTCGCGACCGGCGCGAGCTACTGGACCGCGCTCGCGGAGCGATACCTCGCATGA
- a CDS encoding DcrB-related protein, giving the protein MTDSENRIRIHEGSIILPDGFEDRTTNLFVPSDTAAQPNLSVARDWLKDGETLAPYIDRQIALLKSRLQGHRLLSRQAERLGPETDGMPGERIDAAYRSGPKTVFQRQAAFIVAPGRVLIFTASSAKSFGETLDALWRNWLDGYRPAEQESA; this is encoded by the coding sequence ATGACGGATTCCGAAAACCGTATCCGGATTCACGAAGGCAGCATCATTCTGCCGGACGGTTTCGAGGATCGCACGACCAATCTCTTTGTGCCGTCCGATACGGCCGCACAACCGAACCTCAGCGTTGCGCGCGATTGGCTCAAGGACGGAGAAACTCTGGCACCGTACATCGATCGCCAGATCGCGTTGCTCAAATCCCGGTTACAGGGGCATCGGCTGCTTTCTCGTCAAGCGGAACGACTTGGGCCTGAGACGGATGGCATGCCGGGCGAACGTATCGACGCGGCCTATCGGAGCGGCCCGAAGACGGTCTTTCAACGGCAAGCGGCATTCATCGTCGCGCCGGGGCGCGTGCTGATCTTTACCGCGTCGAGTGCAAAGAGCTTCGGCGAAACGCTCGACGCATTGTGGCGGAACTGGCTCGACGGCTACCGTCCAGCCGAACAAGAGTCGGCATAA
- a CDS encoding porin, giving the protein MNWRSIFVAIPALCAVPAFAQGSVTLYGLVDAGIDYTNNVGGHSAWQMASGFAQGSRWGLKGTEDLGGGYSALFQIENGFNVNNGTLAQGGRMFGRQAYVGLGSTRFGTLTLGRQYDSVVDYLAPTTANGSWGVYPFSHPLDNDNTGNTFRTNNTVKYASPDFSGFSFGGTYSFSSETGFANNRVWSVGAQYEQGGLLVGAAFLNADNPGATSGGAIAGSGSVGADANFASARLRIFGAGINYTAGPATVGFAYTNSNVVRPTANVGYLFGDETIEPVTGPLAGGTVTSIKYQNFEVNGKYQFTPALFVGAQYVYTTVRYDATTGAAKPKIHSVGLMADYNLSKRTDVYLMGAYQRIAGDATGSSLDQAYIPGAADLSSTSKQLMVHAGIRHRF; this is encoded by the coding sequence ATGAACTGGAGATCTATTTTTGTCGCGATTCCGGCGCTGTGCGCAGTGCCCGCGTTCGCGCAAGGCAGCGTCACGCTCTATGGCCTCGTCGATGCGGGAATCGACTATACGAACAACGTCGGCGGGCACAGTGCGTGGCAGATGGCGAGCGGCTTCGCGCAGGGTAGCCGCTGGGGGCTGAAGGGCACCGAGGACCTGGGCGGCGGCTACAGCGCGCTGTTCCAGATCGAGAACGGCTTCAACGTGAACAACGGCACGCTTGCGCAGGGTGGCCGAATGTTCGGGCGTCAGGCCTACGTCGGGCTCGGCAGCACGCGCTTCGGCACGCTGACGCTCGGTCGGCAATACGATTCGGTCGTCGACTATCTCGCGCCGACGACCGCGAACGGGAGCTGGGGGGTCTATCCGTTCTCGCATCCGCTCGACAACGACAACACCGGCAACACGTTCCGCACGAACAATACCGTGAAGTATGCGAGCCCGGATTTCTCCGGATTCTCGTTCGGCGGCACGTACAGCTTCAGCAGCGAAACGGGCTTCGCGAACAACCGGGTATGGAGCGTCGGCGCGCAGTACGAGCAGGGCGGCCTGCTCGTCGGCGCGGCGTTCCTGAACGCGGACAACCCGGGCGCGACGTCGGGCGGCGCGATCGCGGGTTCCGGGTCGGTCGGCGCTGACGCGAATTTTGCGTCGGCGCGGCTGAGGATCTTCGGGGCGGGCATCAACTACACCGCAGGGCCCGCGACGGTCGGGTTCGCGTACACGAACAGCAACGTCGTGCGGCCGACCGCGAACGTCGGTTACCTGTTCGGCGACGAAACGATCGAGCCGGTGACCGGGCCGCTCGCGGGCGGCACGGTGACGTCGATCAAGTATCAGAACTTCGAAGTGAACGGCAAGTACCAGTTCACGCCGGCGTTGTTCGTCGGCGCGCAATACGTGTACACGACGGTGCGCTACGACGCGACGACCGGCGCCGCGAAGCCGAAGATCCATTCGGTCGGGCTGATGGCCGACTACAACCTGTCGAAGCGCACGGATGTGTATCTGATGGGCGCGTATCAGCGAATCGCGGGAGACGCGACCGGCTCGTCGCTCGATCAGGCGTATATCCCGGGTGCGGCCGATCTGTCGTCGACATCGAAGCAGTTGATGGTGCATGCGGGGATCCGGCACCGGTTCTGA
- a CDS encoding SMI1/KNR4 family protein has product MPVLYGVKPAEPLFAKLESRIGFGIPAECANLLRKWNGLFISGADYLDLDFSGVDNGMISFASLFGLDASGGNFDLIEQNERGRDEVGFLNEFFVIGDDPGGNYYALAKFDDVHKVLYWDRTHLHANDTAKPDIAEVAECGNLYYVADGFSVFLDMIVAGTKHMQFVPLDDWPG; this is encoded by the coding sequence GTGCCAGTTTTGTACGGAGTAAAGCCTGCAGAGCCGTTGTTCGCTAAATTGGAATCGCGGATTGGATTCGGTATTCCCGCGGAATGTGCGAATTTATTGAGAAAGTGGAATGGCTTGTTTATCAGTGGTGCTGATTATCTGGATCTCGACTTTTCGGGTGTCGATAATGGGATGATTTCTTTTGCGTCGTTATTTGGGCTTGATGCGAGTGGCGGTAACTTTGATTTAATCGAGCAAAATGAACGAGGCAGAGATGAGGTTGGATTCCTGAATGAGTTCTTTGTGATCGGAGATGATCCGGGGGGCAATTACTACGCACTTGCGAAGTTCGATGATGTTCACAAAGTTCTTTATTGGGATAGAACGCATCTGCATGCGAACGACACTGCCAAGCCGGATATCGCGGAGGTGGCCGAATGTGGCAACCTTTACTATGTAGCAGATGGATTCTCGGTATTTCTGGATATGATCGTCGCTGGAACAAAGCACATGCAGTTCGTCCCCCTCGATGACTGGCCCGGCTAA